Within Cylindrospermum stagnale PCC 7417, the genomic segment ATTTAAAACTTTTGAGATTATGTAATAGCTCCTGACTTGGGAGATTCCCCAAACTCACCCGCCTTTATGGCGGGTTTACCGTGTTGTTGGTATGGACGATGGACGCGATGCTATCTTTAAGCAGTGGTTGGCTAAGGATTTAGCCAAGCTTGATGCTACTGCTGCCAGCGATAAGGTACAGAATCATGTCCCAGTCGCGTCCACGGACGGTAACTATAAGAATGAACCGTTATCGGACACTAGACAAGCAGAACCCCCCCAAAAACTTAGTAGGGGGGGTTGTTTCGGCTGTCGGGAAAGTAGCTCAGTTTGTAGTTAACTGTGCTACCTCTGAGGGTATAGCATTGAGTAAAGAGCAGCTTATCTAAAATAGACTGAACGATATTCGATGAGGTTTTAAGTTGCAATTCAATTACTGTTAAAAACTAAAATCTGATATGGGTGAAGCGAAGAGACGAAAGAAACTAGATCCGAGCTATGGACAGCTTAAAGCGAAAATACTGTTAGATGTACAGCAAATGATTTATAGTTCTCCATTAGTTCAAGAAATGGCTATAAATCAACTTCTAGAGGATGAAAACTTTTGGTTACAAAAGACTGATATTCTTTATGAACCTGTTGTAGCTTCTGAAGAAAAAAGGTTTTATTGGACAACTTCACCAACAGATTCACGAAAAAATAAAAATAGATCCTATTTTATAAAACATGAAAAAATAGTAAGAGATGCAATTTCCCCATTGATAGGAAAATTTGGAGCGGGTTGGATTATTCAATTAGAACAACCTGAGATAGATAAAACGCATTTCAATTATGTTCCTGCTACCCAAGAAAATTTAGAGAAATTGGCACAAGACCAATTTTGTGGGTCTATGGGTCAAACTATAAGGTTTATTATTGAAACGGCAATGTTTAGGTGGGATTGGGGTAAATGTGTGCCTGTTATAGCTACTACTGTACGAGATGAAGACCCAGTTTGGATTTACATAGTATAAAGGGTTTCATTTCTTAATCATTCACTCCCTAAAATTCAACAGAGTAGGTAGTTAAGATACAAACTTCAAGTCCGTAGTTTTAATATAGCTTCTGATGGCTGATCGCAATCGTTATTGGCATAACGCTTGCGTAGCGGTAATTCATGAATTACCCTACTTTCGTTCTGTTTTACGTAAGTCCTGTTAACTTATAGTTGCTATACAAATGCTACAAAATGGCTCATTGAATTTTCCCTAATGAAAATCCGTCAACTTGGTCAAGCCGTCCTCTCCAGTAAATGCCAATGTCATCAGGGTTAAATATTGTACCAGAAATAAATTTGGCATTTCTGAGATGTACATGTATTGGGTCAGGCTTGTTGTCTTCTTTTTCTTTGTATAATAGAGTAATATTATCTCGGAACTTTCTAAAACCTTCTGCGAAAGCTTGAGTCACTATTGGTTCTCCATTGGCTGTCTCAATTTCTTTAGCTAAACTATCAAAATATTTTTCTGCTGAAATTGCTACTCCACTAAAAATAATTCCTTTTACATAAAGGGTTATATCAATTTCCATACCTGTTTGATTTACGAGACTAATAATGGTTTTTAGTACAACATCAATCTCCATATTACTAGGCAAGTTTTTATCTTGATTATCAGCCATGCGTTCATATACCATATTGCTCATCCTCTATTTCAATATGTAATTTGCTTCTTCAAGTGAATCAGGCATACAAGAAATGTATGCCTGCCTTCTTCTCAGCTAGGCGATGGAAAACTTAATAAGTTGACCTAATGTTTTGTATCAGTAGAACTCTTCGGATCATTACCAGGTTTTACTGTGTCAGAATCACTCCACTTTCCATGCGTGTCTTGACTCCGAACTTCACCACCACCATTGTTACCAACAATTTCTTTAGCATAAGCTTCTGCTTCTGCTTTTGTGTCAAAAACTCCGCTAGCCCTTTTTGCATGAGCTTTTTTAACAGCCCATCCTTCAGGATGATTAACTACGTATCTGTCATTCTCTGTTGGCATATTTTACTTATCAAAATCAATAGTTCATTTGTATCACAAGCTGACTAATAGTGCAATATTTGGCGTATCAAGCTAATTGACTTTGAAATCTTCCAACACAAGCTTAAGGCTAGCTGCCATACGCTCTGGAGTGTTCCACTTAGCGCTATCAATGACAGACTGAATCTTGACCTTAGCCCGTGCCACCTTATCTTCAAGCGAATCAGGTATACATTTTTGTTTTATACCTGCTTGTCTCTCAGCTAGGCGATCGCATTTTTGGCGATAGTAAAGCAGGTCAGAGCAACTGAAGATTATCTAATAGTTACTGACTACTGCCCAGTCAGGAGTTTTAAACCAGTGCAGAATTATTTTGATTTTGCGGTAATTGCTTAGATAATAAATTTTGTAGTATTTATATTGACCTTACAAAATCCTACTTACTGAGGCAACTTTTTTAAGATTTTCAACGGCTGTAAAGCTTACTGTGCAAGGGTTAAACCGCGTCCAATGGGGTGGACGGCTTCTTATAATAAATTCAAAACCAGAGAAGTATATTAAACACAAACCTGGGGGAAACGGTCAAGCTTGTGTAGTATAGTTGAAGTCAAATAACTACAATAGCCGCTCAAGACCGGATAACAGGCCGGAAGTTGTAAGCCAATAGCGGCTGCTAGAAAGTCCAAAAGGCAAGCTGAGGGCATAGTTACGGGGAAACAGCCATTAAGCCAGATAGACGCGGCTAACGGTCGGTAAACGGGTCAACGGTGGCGATCGCCTACGCCATCGCCCAACAGATTGCCAGATCGCCTCTACCGCCAAAGTTGGGGAAGGATGGAGGGCAAAAAATGCCAATAGCCAAGCCAGAACAGCCAGCAAGCCGCGTTAAACCGATGGCAGTAGCAATACAGGCTAAAATCGCTATCGGTCATTGTGACGCGGGTAATCACCAGTTGGCGGTAGTCAGCAAAGTTGATATTATGTAGTACGATTGAAACTTAATGAAAGTTTAAAAACAGTTTTTCGGCAACTTTTGGGCAACCAGTTAAAGCACGATTTAACCAGTTAGGGGCAGATAAAACCAGTTCAATAATACTTAACCAGTTAGACACAAATAACCAGTAAGCTAGTGATGAACTGGTTGGGTAGAGGTTGAACAGGTTCAATGCGACTATGTAACCAGTTAGATAAACTAGTTAATTACGTTAAGAACTAGTTCATCGGACAGAATTAACTGGATGCCAGAATGCTTATTACATAAGGATTGTGATTATTGCAGACATAACCAGTTCATAGTCGAGGGAACCAGTTAGCAAGAGGGGATGAACCAGTTAGATGACTGTAGTGAACCAGTTCATAATGTAGATATAACCAGATGCCACGATGCTTACACAGCAAGGGTTTCAGTACCGCAGACATAATCCCAGACATAACCAGTTCAATGCACACATAAGTCAATTAACCAGTTCACGCAATCGAACCAGTTAGACCTCAACACATCTAACAGGTACGTCTGTTAATTTAAATTAACAGACGTACCTGTTAGATGTGTTGAGGTCTAACTGGTTCGATTGCGTGAACTGGTTAATTGACTTATGTGTGCATTGAACTGGTTATGTCTGGGATTATGTCTGCGGTACTGAAACCCTTGCTGTGTAAGCATCGTGGCATCTGGTTATATCTACATTATGAACTGGTTCACTACAGTCATCTAACTGGTTCATCCCCTCTTGCTAACTGGTTCCCTCGACTATGAACTGGTTATGTCTGCAATAATCACAATCCTTATGTAATAAGCATTCTGGCATCCAGTTAATTCTGTCCGATGAACTAGTTCTTAACGTAATTAACTAGTTTATCTAACTGGTTACATAGTCGCATTGAACCTGTTCAACCTCTACCCAACCAGTTCATCACTAGCTTACTGGTTATTTGTGTCTAACTGGTTAAGTATTA encodes:
- the gvpU gene encoding gas vesicle accessory protein GvpU codes for the protein MVYERMADNQDKNLPSNMEIDVVLKTIISLVNQTGMEIDITLYVKGIIFSGVAISAEKYFDSLAKEIETANGEPIVTQAFAEGFRKFRDNITLLYKEKEDNKPDPIHVHLRNAKFISGTIFNPDDIGIYWRGRLDQVDGFSLGKIQ
- a CDS encoding DUF2188 domain-containing protein, which codes for MPTENDRYVVNHPEGWAVKKAHAKRASGVFDTKAEAEAYAKEIVGNNGGGEVRSQDTHGKWSDSDTVKPGNDPKSSTDTKH